One genomic segment of Mycolicibacterium gilvum includes these proteins:
- a CDS encoding nuclear transport factor 2 family protein: protein MTITGADLEHFIRRWYELCNDQDKQGWLQHWKHAAPGEPTLEDPVGTPVKRGWELAAELWDRTGPNHPAVRIEQIILGGSEAVVVCHNEGTYQGEALVIPSVDVWRVNADGTSSVRSFWEIPDHIPYGKWTAKTGSAPAS, encoded by the coding sequence ATGACGATCACAGGTGCCGATCTCGAGCACTTCATCCGGCGCTGGTATGAATTGTGCAACGACCAGGACAAGCAGGGCTGGCTGCAGCACTGGAAGCACGCCGCGCCAGGCGAACCGACGCTCGAGGACCCGGTCGGAACACCGGTCAAACGGGGCTGGGAACTGGCCGCCGAACTGTGGGATCGCACCGGGCCGAATCACCCGGCCGTTCGCATCGAGCAGATCATCCTCGGCGGATCCGAGGCCGTCGTCGTGTGCCACAACGAAGGCACCTACCAGGGCGAGGCACTCGTCATCCCCAGCGTCGATGTGTGGCGAGTCAACGCCGACGGCACCAGCTCCGTGCGCAGCTTCTGGGAGATCCCCGACCACATCCCCTACGGAAAGTGGACCGCGAAAACCGGCAGCGCACCGGCCAGCTGA
- a CDS encoding amidohydrolase family protein, translating into MTQFTDAPIFDADQHMYETPDALLKFLPEKYKKSVQFVQIGRHTRIAILNKITDYMPNPTFERVAAPGAHEKFYSGQNPEGLTMREMSGRGIDCPPGARNPEDRIAELNGQGVEACINYPTLANLVEHSSAEDPELTAAIIHSLNQWMHEHWGFNHENRIYSTPVINLGIVEEGRRELEYILENGAKVALIKPAPVKGYKGWRSPALPEFDPFWRDVEAAGLPIVLHASQPPLQEYIEKWEPADTSSAFEMSAFKWTALGHREIADMLTSLICHGTLTRFPKLRIASVENGSAWIKPLFDDLEMTYKKMPQNFEEHPHEVFRRNCWVSPFWEGSVADVVETVGWDKVMFGSDWPHPEGLATPKGYFKYAEGMDVRRTYDFMGDNARRFMGLPLANPDPEAVKPPALANA; encoded by the coding sequence ATGACCCAGTTCACCGACGCACCGATCTTCGACGCCGATCAGCACATGTACGAGACCCCGGATGCACTGCTGAAGTTCCTGCCGGAGAAGTACAAGAAATCCGTGCAGTTCGTCCAGATAGGCCGGCATACCCGGATCGCGATCTTGAACAAGATCACCGATTACATGCCGAACCCGACCTTCGAGCGGGTCGCTGCGCCCGGTGCGCACGAAAAGTTCTACTCCGGCCAGAACCCTGAGGGATTGACGATGCGCGAGATGTCCGGCCGGGGCATCGACTGCCCGCCAGGGGCGCGCAACCCCGAGGACCGCATCGCCGAACTCAACGGCCAAGGCGTCGAAGCGTGTATCAACTACCCCACCCTGGCCAACCTGGTCGAACACTCCTCGGCCGAGGACCCTGAACTGACCGCGGCGATCATCCATTCACTGAATCAGTGGATGCACGAGCACTGGGGGTTCAACCACGAGAACCGGATCTACTCGACACCGGTGATCAACCTGGGCATCGTCGAGGAGGGCCGCCGCGAACTCGAATACATTCTCGAGAACGGCGCCAAGGTCGCGTTGATCAAGCCCGCACCGGTCAAGGGGTACAAGGGTTGGCGCTCCCCCGCGCTGCCGGAGTTCGACCCGTTCTGGCGCGACGTCGAGGCGGCCGGGCTGCCGATCGTGCTGCATGCCAGCCAACCCCCACTGCAGGAGTACATCGAGAAGTGGGAACCCGCCGACACCAGCAGCGCCTTCGAGATGTCGGCGTTCAAGTGGACCGCGCTGGGCCACCGCGAGATCGCTGACATGCTGACCAGCCTGATCTGCCACGGCACGCTCACCCGGTTCCCGAAGCTGCGCATCGCCAGCGTGGAGAACGGAAGTGCTTGGATCAAGCCGCTGTTCGATGATCTGGAGATGACCTACAAGAAGATGCCGCAGAACTTCGAAGAGCATCCGCACGAGGTGTTCCGCCGTAACTGCTGGGTCAGCCCGTTCTGGGAGGGCTCGGTCGCCGACGTCGTCGAGACCGTCGGATGGGACAAGGTCATGTTCGGCTCGGACTGGCCCCACCCCGAAGGCCTCGCCACCCCCAAGGGCTACTTCAAGTACGCCGAAGGCATGGACGTTCGCCGCACTTACGACTTCATGGGTGACAACGCCCGCCGCTTCATGGGACTCCCGCTGGCCAACCCCGATCCGGAGGCGGTCAAGCCCCCCGCGCTGGCGAACGCATGA
- a CDS encoding TetR/AcrR family transcriptional regulator produces MTVASSAPDASPQDATRGERTRAAILKASRRLFLERGYAGTPINAITEACGISRAGFYTYFKDKREIFNVLGQTAYHDVLAVIAEWAEAEAPFSPADIRVWVGHYFDYMDHHGAFVLASAHSAPDDDAFRNSRNRMVTRASWKLGQAISRAGAHSPDVIGVAVMGLLDRAWHTVNRQTVAVDRDEMIAVVAEMITAMAVLGASGSAV; encoded by the coding sequence ATGACGGTCGCCTCAAGTGCTCCTGACGCGTCGCCACAGGACGCCACCCGCGGTGAGCGGACCCGCGCGGCAATCCTGAAGGCAAGCCGTCGACTTTTTCTCGAGCGCGGATATGCCGGCACGCCCATCAACGCAATCACCGAGGCTTGCGGTATCTCGCGCGCGGGCTTCTACACGTACTTCAAGGACAAGCGCGAGATCTTCAACGTCCTCGGCCAGACGGCGTATCACGACGTCCTGGCTGTCATCGCCGAATGGGCGGAGGCGGAGGCGCCGTTCAGTCCCGCCGACATTCGGGTGTGGGTGGGCCACTACTTCGACTACATGGATCATCACGGTGCGTTCGTGCTGGCGTCGGCGCACTCCGCCCCTGACGACGATGCGTTTCGAAACTCGCGCAATCGCATGGTGACTCGCGCGTCGTGGAAGTTGGGACAGGCTATCTCCAGGGCCGGCGCCCACTCACCGGACGTCATCGGCGTTGCGGTGATGGGCTTGCTCGACCGGGCCTGGCACACGGTGAATCGGCAGACCGTTGCCGTCGACCGCGACGAAATGATCGCGGTGGTCGCCGAAATGATTACGGCGATGGCGGTTCTCGGCGCGTCGGGATCAGCCGTCTAA
- a CDS encoding TetR/AcrR family transcriptional regulator, with the protein MSDDGHQAERDAILRAAYRLISHGSTTGTTSIENILRAAGVNRRIFYRHFASKDDLIIAMQEWAGDLILADLRKAVAAADTPAAAITAWIEDYLSIGWQEARFRDALAFMSTEVTGAPGIAAALEATYARHREPLAAALAAGLADGSLPNARPELDSFAIHAVAVRHLEARIRGRLDTDFDEVRNQVVELILTGLSAPAVQPPPINVGS; encoded by the coding sequence ATGAGCGACGACGGTCACCAGGCGGAACGGGATGCGATCCTGCGGGCGGCATACCGGTTGATCAGTCATGGCTCGACCACCGGAACGACGTCGATCGAGAACATCCTTCGAGCCGCCGGGGTGAACCGGCGGATCTTCTACCGGCACTTCGCCTCCAAGGACGACCTGATCATCGCGATGCAGGAGTGGGCCGGCGACCTGATCTTGGCTGACCTGCGCAAAGCGGTCGCTGCCGCCGACACGCCAGCAGCGGCAATCACCGCCTGGATCGAGGACTATCTGAGCATCGGCTGGCAGGAGGCACGATTCCGCGATGCCTTGGCGTTCATGTCCACGGAGGTCACGGGAGCGCCGGGTATCGCAGCGGCATTGGAGGCGACGTACGCGCGGCACCGCGAGCCGCTGGCCGCGGCGTTGGCCGCCGGCCTGGCCGACGGCAGCCTGCCCAACGCGCGCCCCGAACTCGATTCGTTCGCCATCCACGCGGTCGCCGTACGTCACCTCGAAGCCCGCATCCGCGGGCGGCTCGACACCGATTTCGACGAGGTGCGCAACCAGGTCGTCGAGCTGATCCTGACGGGGCTGTCCGCCCCTGCGGTGCAGCCGCCACCGATTAATGTGGGGTCCTAG
- a CDS encoding ferredoxin--NADP reductase — MADVVAETADAVTVVFDPPNGCDVGYRPGQFLTLRVPSERTGFVARCYSLCSSPATDKRLAVTVKRTAAGYASNWLCDNVRPGDEFECLPPAGIFHPDDLDKDLLLLAGGSGITPMLSITKSVLAQGRGRVVLIYANRGADTIIFAAALRELVAEHSDRLTVIHWLESVQGLPNDATLTPLLAPFVDHEVFICGPAPFMKSARSAIESLGTPRTRIHIENFVSLSGDPFVGRPVSVDQIGDSADEQLTAEVVVELNGSTHTLTWAPNDTLIDLLVDQGIEARYSCREGDCGTCQCVLIDGKVEMDTHGVLDDDDIADGIVLGCQARPSSERIRIEF; from the coding sequence GTGGCCGACGTCGTCGCCGAGACCGCCGACGCTGTCACCGTCGTGTTCGACCCACCCAATGGTTGCGATGTCGGTTACCGGCCTGGCCAGTTCCTGACGTTGCGAGTGCCGAGCGAGCGGACGGGGTTCGTCGCCCGTTGCTATTCTTTGTGCAGCTCGCCGGCAACCGACAAGCGGCTGGCTGTGACGGTGAAGCGTACCGCTGCGGGGTATGCCTCGAATTGGTTGTGCGACAACGTCCGTCCAGGTGATGAGTTCGAATGCTTGCCTCCGGCCGGCATTTTCCATCCCGACGACTTGGACAAGGATCTACTGCTGCTTGCCGGCGGCAGCGGCATCACCCCCATGTTGTCCATCACCAAGTCCGTGTTGGCCCAGGGGCGCGGGCGAGTGGTGCTCATCTACGCTAACAGGGGCGCTGATACCATCATCTTCGCCGCGGCGCTGCGCGAACTCGTTGCGGAGCATTCTGACCGGCTGACAGTCATCCATTGGCTGGAGAGTGTGCAGGGCCTGCCCAATGACGCGACCCTGACACCGCTCCTCGCACCTTTCGTGGACCATGAGGTTTTCATCTGCGGCCCAGCACCATTCATGAAGAGCGCGCGCAGTGCGATCGAAAGTCTGGGAACACCACGCACCCGGATCCACATTGAGAACTTTGTTTCACTGTCCGGGGATCCGTTCGTCGGCAGGCCGGTGAGTGTCGATCAAATCGGCGATTCTGCCGATGAGCAGCTGACCGCCGAGGTGGTCGTCGAGCTGAACGGTTCGACCCACACGCTGACATGGGCACCGAATGACACCTTGATCGACCTGCTCGTCGACCAGGGGATCGAAGCGCGCTACTCCTGCCGTGAAGGTGATTGCGGCACATGCCAATGCGTTCTGATCGACGGGAAGGTCGAGATGGATACCCACGGCGTGCTCGACGATGACGACATCGCGGACGGCATTGTGCTGGGATGCCAAGCCCGGCCATCCTCTGAGCGCATCAGGATTGAATTCTGA
- a CDS encoding DinB family protein yields MSQAIGASVLAISGDELRRRPAATVWSPLEYLGHLRESMAFHRWLIECALSENNPLIPAVDPDESVAQSAYNDADPHELLAQFERRIQRLADALIAMDDDSADHPVTLDGREISVALVARSAWHECHHHLGDIRRLGGLDP; encoded by the coding sequence ATGTCCCAGGCGATCGGCGCCAGCGTCCTTGCCATCTCTGGTGATGAGCTTCGGCGCAGACCGGCAGCCACGGTATGGTCCCCGCTCGAGTACCTGGGGCACCTACGGGAGTCGATGGCGTTCCACCGCTGGCTCATCGAGTGTGCGCTGTCCGAAAACAATCCGCTGATACCAGCGGTGGACCCGGACGAGTCAGTCGCCCAGTCCGCCTACAACGACGCCGATCCGCATGAACTGCTCGCGCAGTTCGAGCGACGGATCCAACGGCTCGCCGATGCGCTAATTGCTATGGACGACGATTCCGCCGACCACCCGGTGACGCTCGACGGTCGGGAGATCTCAGTTGCGCTCGTCGCGCGCAGCGCCTGGCATGAATGCCATCATCACCTCGGTGACATTCGACGCCTGGGAGGTCTTGACCCGTAG
- a CDS encoding Rieske 2Fe-2S domain-containing protein — MNGLPSMQPTGWFQVAWSADLAEGDVIPLRYFGVELVAFRDLQGAVHVLNAHCQHLGANLSKGGCVVEDGIQCPFHGWVWNGEGRNVRIPYENRPNRGRKVRSWPVTELNESIYVWHDAAGRAPMWEVPDGLRVLGEHIHDRDYFPVGPEARLKFAGIHVHPQVIAENAVDPHHFRFVHKTPISPVVLREDTDDVTWSAKVGFGRRWSEGVDQPGETTNTLEIYWSGLGISFNGEHTREGFRVIAICATPVDDETSDIFSTYWIDEANGNYDERLTVAQAALPDDIAIWDSQVYMDPPGLTASEAAGFRQLRRWARGFYPDAEPAEAKLAPSGAH, encoded by the coding sequence GTGAATGGTCTACCCAGCATGCAGCCGACCGGGTGGTTCCAGGTCGCGTGGAGTGCCGACCTGGCCGAGGGCGACGTCATCCCATTGCGCTACTTCGGCGTCGAACTCGTCGCCTTTCGAGACCTGCAGGGGGCGGTGCACGTACTCAATGCCCACTGCCAGCATCTCGGCGCCAACCTGTCCAAGGGTGGCTGCGTCGTCGAGGACGGTATCCAGTGTCCGTTCCATGGCTGGGTGTGGAACGGGGAGGGCCGCAACGTGCGGATTCCCTACGAGAACCGGCCCAATCGAGGTCGTAAGGTTCGGTCCTGGCCGGTCACCGAACTCAACGAGTCCATCTACGTATGGCACGACGCCGCCGGGCGCGCTCCGATGTGGGAGGTGCCCGACGGACTGCGGGTGCTCGGGGAACACATTCACGATCGGGACTACTTCCCAGTCGGCCCGGAAGCCCGGCTCAAATTCGCCGGAATCCACGTGCATCCGCAAGTCATCGCCGAGAACGCCGTCGATCCGCATCACTTCCGGTTCGTGCACAAGACCCCGATCAGTCCGGTCGTGCTACGGGAGGATACCGACGACGTGACGTGGTCGGCGAAGGTGGGTTTCGGCCGACGGTGGAGTGAGGGCGTCGACCAGCCGGGCGAGACGACCAACACCTTGGAGATCTACTGGTCGGGCCTCGGCATATCGTTCAACGGCGAGCACACCCGCGAGGGCTTTCGCGTCATCGCCATCTGCGCCACTCCCGTCGACGACGAGACATCAGACATATTCTCCACGTACTGGATTGACGAGGCCAACGGCAATTACGACGAGCGCCTGACGGTTGCGCAAGCCGCGTTGCCGGACGACATCGCGATTTGGGACAGTCAGGTCTACATGGATCCGCCGGGCCTGACCGCATCCGAAGCCGCAGGGTTCCGGCAATTGCGCCGTTGGGCGCGTGGCTTTTATCCCGACGCGGAGCCTGCTGAGGCGAAACTCGCGCCATCCGGCGCCCACTGA
- a CDS encoding thiolase family protein produces MTSTPEIAIIGVGLHPFGRYEDRSALEMGAVAISRALRDAGVPWSDVGSLYAGSLEVANPEAVTGLAGMTGIPARATLSGCATGNSLLTLAARDVQLGEADIAVGVGLDKHPRGAFGADPSVSGLPQWYGDQGMFLTTHYFGTKIMRYMHDHGISEETLARVAAKNMENGELAPHAWRRKPMSIDAILSSPVVNAPLRQYMYCNPNEGAAAVVVCRADKAKQYTDTPIYLRSTALRSRREGAYELLRTSIELPIRPGTTAEAAQAAYELAGIGPDDVDVAQLQDTDSGSEVIHMAETGLCKDGEQEALLADGATKIGGRLPINTDGGLIANGEPVGASGLRQVYELVQQLRGTAGDRQVPNDPRVGLAQLYGAPGTAAVAILSK; encoded by the coding sequence ATGACCAGCACGCCCGAGATCGCCATCATCGGCGTCGGACTCCACCCCTTCGGACGGTACGAGGACCGGTCGGCGCTGGAAATGGGTGCCGTGGCGATCAGCCGGGCGTTGCGCGACGCCGGCGTCCCGTGGTCGGACGTAGGCAGCCTGTATGCGGGCAGCCTCGAGGTGGCGAACCCGGAGGCCGTGACCGGGCTGGCGGGGATGACCGGAATCCCGGCACGGGCGACGCTGAGCGGCTGCGCTACGGGCAACTCGCTGCTGACCCTGGCCGCCCGTGACGTTCAGCTCGGCGAGGCCGACATCGCCGTCGGCGTCGGGCTCGACAAGCACCCGCGCGGCGCGTTCGGAGCCGACCCGTCGGTCTCGGGATTGCCGCAGTGGTACGGCGATCAGGGCATGTTCCTCACGACGCACTACTTCGGCACCAAGATCATGCGGTACATGCACGACCACGGCATCAGCGAGGAGACACTGGCCCGCGTCGCGGCCAAGAACATGGAGAACGGCGAACTCGCGCCGCATGCCTGGCGCCGCAAGCCCATGAGTATCGACGCGATTCTGAGCTCTCCCGTTGTGAACGCGCCGCTGCGTCAGTACATGTACTGCAATCCCAACGAAGGGGCCGCCGCCGTGGTGGTGTGCCGTGCCGACAAGGCCAAGCAGTACACCGATACCCCGATCTACCTGCGCTCGACCGCGCTTCGGAGTCGACGCGAGGGCGCCTACGAACTGCTGCGGACGTCGATCGAACTGCCGATCAGGCCCGGCACCACGGCCGAGGCCGCGCAGGCCGCCTACGAATTGGCCGGCATCGGCCCCGACGACGTCGACGTCGCACAGTTGCAGGACACCGACTCCGGGTCGGAGGTCATCCACATGGCCGAGACCGGGCTCTGCAAGGACGGTGAGCAGGAGGCACTGCTCGCCGACGGGGCCACCAAGATCGGCGGGCGGCTGCCGATCAACACCGATGGTGGACTCATCGCCAATGGTGAACCGGTTGGGGCCTCGGGACTGCGCCAGGTCTACGAGCTCGTGCAGCAGCTGCGCGGTACCGCCGGTGACCGCCAGGTACCCAATGATCCGCGGGTCGGGCTCGCTCAGCTGTACGGGGCGCCCGGAACCGCCGCCGTCGCCATCCTCTCCAAGTAA
- a CDS encoding phosphotransferase: protein MPVDPGNRRRHGTSSTRIAASAGSAAAQARRQTSSDEAAISSWITQHMGARVLTVTRQARWRYAWLVDAERDGEELPLVIRGERGAGIPMQFPLRHEMSLQRVMSEQGIPVPTVYGWIDELPAYVMDRVDGQPGFEGLTTDQRDLLMRDYMGQLARLHRLPLKPFLEAGIQRAATPAGIGSYGIGRFEAVWRAGKNAPNPLLEFVLGWLKRNPLDTKGRESAIVWDSGQLHQKDGQLRAILDVEAGHIGDPMMDLAAPRMRDTVLHFGDFEKLYQEYERAGGFPVDMDAIQLHHIAFTLTNELAFRNSLNDPLPESDYMTNLHWCSETNLHAIEALGERLGLELEPPELPAATVTRAATAHDQLVGMLRGIDTDDEYIRYRLRGAFRLARHVQREDEVGVEFTNSDLDDLVPVLGHRPATWQEGDAALEQFVLADGGRHDEQLCQLFYRRQIRHKNTLGPPGSAMVAHHTCQPFPARV, encoded by the coding sequence ATGCCGGTCGACCCCGGTAACCGCCGGCGACACGGGACGTCGTCGACGAGGATCGCCGCCAGCGCGGGATCCGCTGCAGCGCAGGCCCGTCGTCAGACGTCGAGCGATGAAGCCGCCATCTCGAGTTGGATCACCCAGCACATGGGTGCGCGCGTCCTAACCGTCACGCGTCAGGCGCGATGGCGCTACGCCTGGTTGGTCGATGCGGAGCGCGACGGCGAGGAATTGCCGTTGGTCATTCGTGGTGAGCGCGGCGCCGGGATACCCATGCAGTTCCCGTTGCGTCACGAGATGTCACTGCAGCGGGTGATGTCCGAGCAGGGCATTCCGGTCCCGACGGTGTACGGATGGATCGATGAGCTGCCCGCCTACGTGATGGACCGCGTCGACGGCCAACCCGGATTCGAGGGCCTCACCACCGATCAGCGCGACCTCCTGATGCGCGACTACATGGGGCAGCTCGCGAGGCTTCACCGCCTGCCGCTGAAGCCGTTCCTCGAAGCAGGTATCCAGCGGGCCGCGACTCCGGCCGGGATCGGGAGCTACGGCATCGGCCGCTTCGAGGCCGTGTGGCGGGCAGGCAAGAATGCACCCAACCCGCTGCTGGAGTTCGTCCTGGGTTGGCTGAAGCGAAATCCTTTGGACACCAAGGGGCGTGAGTCGGCCATCGTGTGGGACTCGGGTCAGTTGCACCAGAAGGACGGACAGCTGCGGGCGATCCTCGACGTCGAGGCCGGTCACATCGGCGACCCGATGATGGACCTGGCCGCGCCGAGGATGCGGGACACCGTCCTGCACTTCGGAGATTTCGAGAAGCTGTATCAGGAATACGAGCGGGCCGGCGGCTTCCCCGTCGACATGGACGCAATTCAGTTGCACCACATCGCCTTTACCCTTACCAACGAACTCGCCTTCCGGAACTCGCTGAACGATCCGCTGCCCGAGTCGGACTACATGACCAACCTGCACTGGTGCAGCGAGACGAACTTGCACGCCATCGAGGCGCTGGGGGAGCGCCTCGGCCTCGAGCTCGAACCGCCGGAGCTCCCCGCGGCGACGGTGACACGGGCCGCTACTGCGCACGATCAACTCGTCGGGATGCTGCGCGGAATCGACACCGACGACGAGTACATCCGGTACCGGTTACGCGGCGCGTTCCGCCTCGCCCGCCACGTGCAGCGGGAAGACGAAGTCGGCGTGGAGTTCACCAACTCCGATCTCGATGACCTCGTCCCGGTGCTCGGCCATCGACCGGCGACGTGGCAGGAAGGTGATGCGGCGCTGGAGCAGTTCGTGCTGGCAGACGGCGGTCGGCACGACGAGCAGCTGTGTCAGTTGTTCTATCGCCGCCAGATCCGGCACAAGAACACGCTCGGCCCACCGGGGTCGGCGATGGTCGCCCACCACACGTGTCAGCCGTTTCCTGCACGCGTGTGA
- a CDS encoding class I adenylate-forming enzyme family protein, with protein sequence MSISLLLEMAVSGDPGRAALVDGNTRLTIGELSALADGGAGVIAASGAEHVVYVGLGGAMQPLLIFASARAARAYTPLNYRLSTDGVQELIERLPDPLVIVDKRYRDAVGDAADRVIESEEFLEAARTAEPAAEFADPDAVAIVLFTSGTTSKPKAVELSHTNLTSYITGTVEFGSADPDDAALICVPPYHIAGVNAAMSNLYAGRKMVYLPNFDAREWVRLVADERVTTATVVPTMLDRIVTALEQEPTDLPTLRNLAYGGSKVGLPLVRKALDLLPNVGFVNAYGLTETSSTIAVLTPDDHRDAHGNPDETIAKRLGSVGQPVPGIEVQIRDEHGKVLGAGESGELFVRGEQVSGKYTGLGSVLDDEGWFPTRDIATLDEAGYLFISGRSDDTIIRGGENIAPAELEDVLIEHPDVHAVAVVGVEDPNWGQAIVAVVVPATGIDPDPDELREHVRKFLRGSRTPDRVVFRDELPTNATGKLLRREIVADLRDANVEK encoded by the coding sequence TTGAGCATTTCGTTGTTGTTGGAGATGGCGGTCTCGGGCGACCCCGGTCGGGCTGCGTTGGTGGACGGGAACACCCGACTGACGATCGGAGAACTCAGCGCGCTGGCCGATGGCGGTGCGGGGGTGATCGCGGCGTCGGGCGCCGAGCACGTGGTGTACGTCGGCCTGGGCGGCGCGATGCAGCCGCTGCTGATCTTCGCTTCGGCGCGCGCCGCACGCGCGTACACCCCGCTCAATTACCGGTTGAGCACCGACGGTGTCCAGGAGTTGATCGAACGACTACCCGATCCGCTGGTGATCGTCGACAAGCGCTATCGCGACGCCGTCGGCGATGCCGCTGACCGCGTGATCGAGTCCGAGGAGTTCCTCGAGGCGGCGCGCACCGCGGAACCGGCAGCGGAGTTCGCCGACCCCGACGCCGTGGCGATCGTGCTGTTCACCTCGGGCACGACGTCGAAGCCGAAGGCGGTCGAGCTGTCGCACACCAACCTCACCAGCTATATCACCGGCACCGTCGAGTTCGGTTCGGCCGATCCCGACGACGCGGCGCTGATCTGCGTGCCGCCGTACCACATCGCCGGCGTCAACGCGGCGATGTCGAATCTGTACGCCGGCCGCAAGATGGTGTACCTGCCGAACTTCGACGCCCGCGAATGGGTGCGCCTCGTCGCCGACGAGCGGGTGACCACCGCCACCGTGGTGCCGACCATGCTGGACCGCATCGTGACCGCGCTGGAGCAGGAGCCGACCGACCTGCCGACGTTGCGCAACCTGGCCTACGGCGGCTCGAAGGTCGGACTCCCGTTGGTGCGCAAGGCGCTCGACCTGTTGCCGAACGTCGGTTTCGTCAACGCCTATGGCCTGACCGAGACCAGTTCGACCATTGCGGTGTTGACGCCTGACGACCATCGCGACGCGCACGGCAACCCCGACGAGACGATCGCGAAGCGGCTCGGTTCGGTGGGCCAGCCGGTGCCCGGCATCGAGGTGCAGATCCGTGACGAGCACGGCAAGGTGCTCGGAGCGGGGGAGTCGGGCGAACTGTTCGTGCGCGGTGAGCAGGTCTCTGGAAAGTACACCGGGCTCGGGTCCGTCTTGGACGACGAGGGCTGGTTCCCGACGAGGGACATCGCCACGCTCGACGAAGCCGGGTATCTGTTCATCAGCGGGCGCTCCGACGACACGATCATTCGCGGCGGCGAGAACATCGCGCCTGCCGAGTTGGAGGACGTGCTCATCGAGCACCCCGACGTGCACGCAGTGGCCGTCGTCGGGGTAGAAGATCCGAATTGGGGGCAGGCTATCGTCGCCGTCGTGGTGCCTGCCACGGGCATCGACCCCGATCCCGACGAACTGCGCGAGCACGTACGGAAGTTCCTGCGGGGTTCGCGCACTCCCGACCGGGTCGTCTTCCGTGACGAGCTGCCGACCAACGCCACCGGCAAGCTGCTTCGTCGCGAGATCGTTGCGGATCTTCGCGACGCGAACGTTGAAAAGTAA
- a CDS encoding TetR/AcrR family transcriptional regulator: protein MTAHPEVNRAGAWGADLPLNEDEARERLLAAAEACYADRGPTRTRMSDIANKAGVNRSTVYYYFPNKDAILVSSFVRALDGVLAAADHCWRTDEPFLDRLVAACLAGNAAARTSPIIRLLIHNDEAAHTYHAAEHSDLWRDKLAEALGHRIAGAAAAGEVRDDLSPDTLARWVTRINFSLMSEPANPEDGGEEGILRNLLAASLTPRTSAVKRAGKARD, encoded by the coding sequence GTGACCGCGCACCCGGAGGTGAATCGTGCCGGCGCCTGGGGCGCGGACTTACCGCTGAACGAGGACGAAGCGCGAGAACGACTGCTGGCAGCCGCGGAAGCCTGCTATGCCGACCGTGGACCGACCCGCACCCGCATGAGTGACATCGCCAACAAGGCGGGCGTCAACCGATCCACGGTCTACTACTACTTCCCGAACAAAGACGCGATTCTCGTTTCCTCGTTCGTTCGTGCCCTTGACGGCGTGCTCGCCGCCGCCGACCATTGCTGGCGTACAGACGAGCCTTTCCTCGATCGTCTGGTCGCGGCGTGTCTTGCCGGAAATGCCGCAGCCCGCACATCGCCGATCATCCGACTACTCATTCACAACGACGAAGCGGCGCACACCTACCATGCGGCCGAGCACTCGGACCTGTGGCGTGACAAGCTCGCCGAAGCGCTCGGTCATCGTATCGCCGGCGCTGCGGCGGCCGGGGAAGTGCGCGATGATCTCTCCCCGGACACGTTGGCCCGTTGGGTGACTCGAATCAACTTCAGCCTCATGTCTGAACCTGCGAATCCAGAGGACGGCGGTGAGGAGGGGATTCTCCGCAATCTGCTCGCAGCATCGCTCACACCGCGGACATCGGCGGTCAAGCGTGCGGGGAAGGCGCGGGATTAG